CCACGGGCGGGGGTGGGATAAACAAGAGAGGCGTCCATCCCATACCCAGCGAGCCAGCCATGCGCGCCGCCCCATTTGCCCTGTTTGCCATCGCCGCCATGCTTGCCTCCTGCGCCGAAGCGCCGTTCGTCGATCATGAGATTGAGAGCCTGATCGACAAGCGGGCCAACACCATCACCACCAACGGCACTGTCACCATATGCCATGCCGACAGCGCGCCTTGGGCCGAGGTGGAAGCGGAAGCCGCCTATGCCTGTGGTGAATATGGGTATTTCAGCCAGTTCCAAAAGACCCTGCGCTATCAGTGCCGGATCACCGCACCGCATCAATCCACCTTTACCTGCTATCACCCGGAAATGACCGATGCCAAAGGCCGATTGATCAACCCCGCCGACGAAAAGGCGATCGCCGAATGGCAAAAGCGCACCGGCAAGATGAAGCCGAAGCCGCGCATCGCCCTGCCGCAATCCCAGCAGCAGGCGGTCCCCACCACCCTGCCCTCCGGTCCGATGGCACCGGCGGCAAACCCGGTCGATGGCACTTCAACGGGTACCGCCGCCCCGACCATGGCCGCGCCGGCGGCGACGCCCCCTGTCGCCCCCTATCGCCCACTGACCCCCGCCGACATCGCCGGCAAGCCGGACATGGCTCCCGCTCCCATCCTGACCGCGCCCCCATCCCAGGCGCCGTTGTACCCGTCGGGTGGCTCGTACACCCTGCCACCGGGAAGCTGGGGCCAGCACTTCGAGGAATGAGCACACAAAAAACCCCGCCAGAGATACTCTGGCGGGGTTGATTGTTTCAGACCGGATCAGACGCCGCGCTGCAACAGCTTGGTCTTGATCGAACCGATGGCCTTGGCCGGGTTCAGCCCCTTGGGGCAGGTCTTGGTGCAGTTCATGATGGTGTGGCAGCGATACAGCTTGAAGGGGTCTTCCAGCGCATCGAGGCGTTCACCGGTCATTTCATCGCGGGAATCGTGGATCCAGCGGGCAGCCTGCAACAGCACTGCCGGACCGAGATAACGATCGCCGTTCCACCAGTAGCTGGGGCAGCTGGTCTGGCAGCAGAAGCACAGGATGCATTCCCACATGCCGTCGAGCTTTTCCCGCTCTTCCGGCGATTGCAGCCGTTCGCCATCGGGCGGCGGCGGGGTCTGGGTCTGCATCCACGGCTTGATCGACGCCAGCTGGGCATAGGGCACGGTCAGGTCAGGAATCAGATCCTTGATCACCGGCATATGCGGCAGCGGATAGATCTTGGCGTCGCCCTTGATGTCCTCGATGGGCTTCAGGCAGGCCAAGGTGTTGGCGCCGTCGATGTTCATGGCGCAGGAGCCGCAGATGCCTTCACGGCAGGAGCGGCGGAAGGTCAGCGTCGAGTCGATCTCGTTCTTGATCTTCAGCAGGGCGTCCAGAACCATGGGGCCGCAGGCGTCGAGATCGATCTCGTAGGTGTCCAGACGCGGGTTGGCACCCGAATCGGGATCGTAGCGGTAAATCTTGAACGCCTTAACCTTCTTGGCACCGGCAGGAGCCTTGTGGGTCTTGCCGTTCTGTACCCGGGAATTGGCGGGCAGGGCGAATTCGACCATGTCTTTCTCTCCTTGACCGGCCTTAGTAGACGCGCTTCTGCGGCTTGATGTACTCGACCTCGTCGGTCAGCGTATAGGTGTGGACCGGACGATAGTCCAGCTTCACCTTGCCGTTCTCGACCCAGGCCAGCGAGTGCTTCTGCCAGTTGACGTCGTCGCGATCCGGATAATCCTCGTGGGCATGAGCGCCGCGCGATTCGTGCCGGGCTTCCGCCGACACGATGGTCGCCTGGGCACAATCCATCAGGTTTTCCAGCTCCAAGGCCTCGACCAGATCCGAGTTCCACACGGTGGAACGGTCGTTGATCTTGATCTGCGGCAAGGTGGAGGCAACCTGCTCCATCTTGGCGCAGCCTTCGGCCAGGGTCTTCGAGGTACGGAAGACGGCGGCGTCGTTCTGCATGGTCTTTTGCATGGCCAAGCGGATTTCGCTGGTATGCAGCGAACCATTGGCGTTGCGCAGACGGTCGAAGCGGGCCACCGCGTTGTCGCCGGCATCCTTGGCCAGCGGCTTGTGGGTGGTGCCGGGCTTCAGCGTCTCGGCAGCGCGCAGGGCAGCGGCACGACCGAAGACGACGATGTCCAACAGCGAGTTGGTGCCCAGACGGTTGGCGCCGTGCACCGACACGCAGGCCGCCTCGCCGATGGCCATCAGGCCCTCGACGGTGGCGTCGGGGTTGTCGGCGGTCGGGCGCAGCACTTCGCCATGCACGTTGGTGGGGATACCGCCCATGTTGTAGTGCACGGTCGGCAGCACCGGGATCGGCTGCTTGGTCACGTCGACACCGGCGAAAATCTTCGAGGTCTCGGAGATGCCGGGCAGACGCAATTCCAGATCGGCCGGGTCCAGGTGATCCAGATGCAGGAAGATGTGGTCGTTGCCGGCGCCGACGCCGCGACCTTCACGGATTTCCACGGTCATGGCGCGCGAGACGACGTCGCGCGAGGCCAGATCCTTGGCGGTGGGGGCATAACGCTCCATGAAGCGTTCACCCGCCGAATTGCGCAGGATGCCGCCTTCGCCGCGCGCACCCTCGGTGATCAGACAGCCCGAGCCGTAGATGCCGGTGGGATGGAACTGCACGAATTCCATGTCCTGCAACGGCAGACCGGCGCGCGACACCATGCCGTGACCGTCGCCGGTGCAGGTATGGGCCGAGGTGCAGCTGAAATAGGCGCGGCCATAGCCGCCCGAGGCCAGCACCACCTTGTGGGCGCGGAAGCGATGCAGGGAACCGTCGTCCAGGTTCCAGGCGACGACGCCGCGGCAGGCGCCGTCTTCCATGATCAGGTCGAGAGCGAAATATTCGACGAAGAATTCGCACGAATGCTTCAGCGACTGCGAATACAGCGTGTGCAGGATGGCATGGCCGGTACGGTCGGCGGCGGCGCAGGCGCGCTGCACCGGCTTTTCACCGAAATTGGACATGTGGCCGCCGAACGGGCGCTGATAGATCTTGCCTTCCGGGGTGCGCGAGAACGGCACGCCGAAATGTTCAAGCTCGTACACCGCCGGCACCGCTTCGCGGCACATGTATTCGATGGCGTCTTGGTCGCCCAGCCAGTCCGACCCCTTGACGGTGTCGTACATGTGCCACTTCCAATTGTCCTCGGCCATGTTGCCGAGAGAAGCGCCGATACCGCCCTGGGCGGCCACGGTGTGCGAGCGGGTGGGGAACACCTTGGTGATGCAGGCGGTCTTCAGACCGGCGGCACCCATGCCCATGGTGGCGCGCAGGCCGGCACCGCCGGCGCCGACGACCACGACATCATAGGTGTGGTCGATGATCTTGTACGCAGCCATTGCGGTTAGCCTCCGATGGCGACTTTGAGGATCGAAACGGACATGCCGACCGCCAGCAGGGCGGCGATCAGGCGCGTGGCCAGCAGGGCGGCGAACTTCTTCGCCTTGCAGGTCACATAGTCCTCGATGACCATGGAAAGACCCAGCGACGCATGGTAGCAGGTCAGGCCGATGGTCAGGATCAGCAGGGCGGCGTTAGGCCCCTTGGCGATCCAGGCGGTGAAGACGGCGTGGTCGGCACCGGCCAGACGGGCGATGGACACCACGAACCACAAAGACAGCGGGATCAGACCGACGGCGCTGACGATGGTGGACCAGTGATGGCCCATGCCGGACTTGGCCGAACCAAGGCCGCGAGCGCGACCGATGGGGGAGCGAAGGGTGGTCATGTCAATGTTCTCCCTTAGGCCAGACCGATGATCCAGGCGATCACCGTCAACACCACGGTAGCGCCCAGCGCCACCTTGGCCGACAGATACGCCTGCGGAATTTCAAAGCCCCAGCCCGAATCCCACAACAGGTGGCGGATGCCGTGGCTGAGATGGAAGAACAGGGCGACCGTCCAACCGAACAGGAACAGCTTGCCCAGGAACGAGCCGAACACCGCTTGGGCGACAGCGAATTCTGCGGGCCCCGAGGCGGCGGCGCACAGCCACCAGGCCAGGGCGAACATACCGATCGCCAAGCCGACGCCGGTAATGCGGTGGGAGATGGACATGATCGCCAGCAAAGGCAGGCGATAAACGTCGAGATGCGGAGAAAGCGGCCGGTTGCGCGTGCTCATGGATTGGGCCCCCGAGACTTCTGAAGTGCGGGGCAAAAACGCCCCCTACATGCGGCAATGTGCGGCACGTGTTTAGCGTTTAGGCGCGCCCGAGTCAACGCAAAGGACCACACTTTTTGGCAGGGCCAGCTACCCATGCCCCGCCCAAGGGGGTAGGGTCGCCCCTCGGCCGCCCGCCGCCATGCCATGCGCACATGCGTGAACTGCCCGGTGCACAGCAGCAAAAGGAAAAACCGCCCAATCATACGCATTTCCGCCATGCGCGGCTTTTGCATCAAATTTTAGGAAAAACACGCAAAAATAGAATCTCACAAATCTAATATTGAAAGTGGCATAATAGATAACAAATAAAAAGAGAAAGCAGGAGAGCGCCATGACCAGCAACGACCCCATCCCCGCGCCAAATGTGAACGTCAATCGTGACGTGGCGTTGTTGCGCCAGGAAGTGCGCGACCTGCGGCGCCAATTGCTGAACATCGTGCGCTACGTCAACGCCCACATGCCGCCCCACAGCCCCGAGGCCCTGCCCGACCGCCGCCATTGTCATGATTGCGGCGCGCCGCTTAGCCACCACCGGGCGCAGGCGGGAGAATTGCTGCTATGCACCGCCTGCGGCTGGAGCGAGTTCGTCAGCCGCGACGGCCACGAATATTGCGAGATTCACCCCGATCAGGTGCCCTATCTGCAACCGCACCCCAGTTGGACCACCTGAAGCATGCGGAGGCGACCATGTCGCTGCTTGACCTTTTGCACCTGGGCGCCAAGCCACCCGTGCCGTCCCCGGTGGACGAACTGATCCAATGGGACCAGACGCTGTCGGTGGGCAATCCGATGATCGACAACGAACACCGGGAAATCATCCATGTGCTCAACCGGTTTTATGCCGATTGGATCACTGCCGGGCATCATCTGGACGTGGAAGAGGAACTGCACCACCTGAGCGCACTGGTCGACACCCATTTCGCCAATGAAGAAGAACTGATGACCCGCCGCCACTGCCCCAGCCTGACCGACCACATCCAGGATCACCGGCAGATGCAGGCGGAATTGCGGGCCATTACCGCCAGCTTCACCACCTTGGGCAGCGCCAAGCTGGAAGCCCGCCTGCTGCGCTTCATCCGCAAGCTGGTCATGGGCCATGTGCTGAGTTGGGACATGGATGCGCGCGATTATCTGCGGGCCTGAAACGCCGACGGCCCGCCTGTTGCCAGACGGGCCGCTGCATCACGCAAGCCTCAGCGGCGGGGCATCAGCACGGTGTAATCGAAATCCAACACCACCGCCGGGTCGAAGCTTTTGCCGTCTTCCAGCTTCAAGGTGAAGTCGGCGCCCGAGCGGTTCTTCAGGGCGACCAGGCGCAGGCGCAGGGCGCCGAGGGTGGAACGGCCCGGAATCTCGAACTTTTCCAGCACTTCCGACCAGGCATAGATGGTGTCGCCGGCAAAGGTCGGGTTGACGTGACGACCGCCGTTGATGGCTGCGATCTTGAAGGCATTGCCCAACCCGTTGAACGACAGCGCCCGGGCCAGCGAAATGATGTGGCCGCCATAAATCAGCCGGCGACCGAAACGGCCCTGACCCTCGGTATGCTGGTTGAAATGGACCTTGGCGGTGTTCTGCCACAACCGGGTGGCCATCATGTGCTCGGCTTCCTCGATGGTCATGCCGTCCACGTGGTCGATCTTTTCACCCACCGCGTAATCGTCCCAGCGATGGGGCGACCCGGCCAGGACGTCGTCATACTTGCCGGTGTTCAGACCCGGCGGAATGATCAGATCGCTGGCCGCCACCGCATCGGGCAGATCGGGCACCAGCTCCGCCGGGGCGGCGGCATTGACATCGCGCTTCTTCACCATCACCCAGCGGATGTAATCCACCACCATCTCGCCCTTTTGGTTGACGCCAGTGGAGCGGACATAAACGACGCCGGTCTGCTTGTTGGAATTTTCCTTGAGCCCGATCACCTGCGAGGTGGTGGTGATGGTGTCGCCGGCATAGACCGGGGCGCCGAAGCTGCCGCCGGCATAGCCCAGATTGGCCACCGCGTTCAGGGAGACGTCGGGCACGGTCTTGCCGAACACCACGTGGAAGGCGGCCAGATCGTCCAGCGGCTGGCCGGGCATGCCGCAATCGCGGGCGAATTCCGCCGACGAATTGAAGGCGAAGCGCGAGCCGTAGAGCGCGGTGTAAAGGGCCATGTCGCCTTCGGTCACCGTGCGCGGGGTGGCGTGGCGGATTTCCTGGCCGATGCGGAAATCCTCGAAGAAATTGCCGGAATTGGTCTTGGTCATGACGATGTCCTTACTGGGCCAGAGCGGCGTCGAGTTGGGCGATCTGCGCGGCCAGGGCAACCAGACGCTTGGCGTTTTCCACGTGCAGGTTCTCGATCAGCTTGCCATCGACCACCACCACGCCCTTACCTTCCGCCGCCGCCGCCGCATGGGCGGCGATGATGGTCTCGGACCACGCCACTTCTTTTGCCGACGGCGCGAACACCTGATTGGCGACGGGAATGGTCTTGGGGTGAATCAGGGTCTTGCCGTCGAAGCCCAGCTCCAGCCCCTGAAGGCAATGGGCCTCGAAACCGGCATCGTCGTTGAGGTCCAGATAGACGCCGTCGATGGCGGCCAGGCCATAGGCGCGCGCCGCCAGCAGGCACAGACCCAGGGAGGTGATCATGGGCAGGCGCATGGCGGTATGGGCACAGTGCAGATCCTTGGCCAGATCCGAGGTGCCCATGACGAAACCACCCATGCGGGGGCTGGCCAGGGCGATTTCCTCGGCCCGCAGCATACCCTTGGGGGTTTCCATCATGCACCAGATGGCCATGTCGTCCGGCGCCCCGTTGGCCACCATGATGGCCTCGACCTGACGCACCATGTCGGCGCTTTCCACCTTGGGAATCAGGATGCCGTGGGCCCCGCACGAGGCGGCGGCGGCGACGTCGGCATAGCCCCACGGCGTCCCCAGGCCGTTGACGCGGACCAGCAATTCACGACCGCCGTACCCACCGGCCTTGACCGCGTCGCACACCTGCTGGCGGGCCACGTCCTTGGCATCGGGGGAGACGGCGTCTTCCAGGTCCAGGATCAGGCCGTCGGCGGCAAGACCACGGGCCTTTTCCAGGGCACGGGCGTTGGAGCCGGGCATATAGAGGACGGAACGGCGAGGACGGGCGGTGGCGGCCATGGAACATTCCCTTGCAAAAGAAATCAGGCTGGGGAACCTAGCAAGTTGCGCCACGCTAGGCAAGGTTGCAGCGCAACAATAGGTCGCCGGAGCCCCCTTTTTCATGAAGATTCTTTCGCTGTCCTCATCCGTGGCCCATGGCCATGTGGGCAATTCGGCCCTGACCCTGCCGTTGCAGCGGCTGGGCTTCGAGGTGACCACCGTCAACACCGTGCAGTTTTCCAACCATCCCGGCCATGGCGTGTTCGGCGGCGACGTCTTTGCCGCCGAACACGTGGCCCGCATTATCGACGGATTGGACCATGCCGGTTTCCTGACCGGCCATGACGGTATCGTGTCGGGCTATCTGGGCGATGCCGCCAATGGCGCGGCCTTGTTGCGCGCCGTCAACGCCAATCCCGGCGCCGTCTTTCTGTGCGACCCTGTGATGGGCGACCAGGGCCGCTCCTATGTGCGACCCGGCATCGCCCAGGTTCTGGCCGGCCCGATCCTGGACGCGGCGCAGATCGTCACCCCCAATCTTTTCGAGCTGGAAAGCCTGAGCGGCCTGCCCGTCGCCAGCCTCGACCAGACCATCACCGCCGCCCGCAGCGTGTTGGCGCGAGGGCCACGGCTGGTGGTGGTCACCAGCCTCGAGGTGGCCGACGGCATGGCCTGCGCCGGCGTCACCGCTGATGGCGCCTGGCTGGTGACGACGCCGCGCCTGGACTTCGCCCAGCCGCTCAACGGCGCCGGCGACCTGCTGGCCGGCTTGCTGTTGGCCGAAAGCCTGACCCATGCCGGGGCGCCGGACCTGCTGGCGGCGGCGGTGTCGCGGCTTTTCGCGGTGCTCGACATCACCCATCGGCTGGGGCAACGGGAACTGGCCCTGGTGGCGGCGCAGGACGCGGTGGTCAGCCCGCCGCAATGGTTCGGATCGCAACCATACTAAGGTTGTTCGCCGTGCCGCTTTCTGCTTTCCTGCCGTCCACACTCCATCACCAGGATCATCTGGTTTGAGCGATTATCTGTACCTGCGCGGCATCGCCATCGGCTTCGCCATCGCCGCCCCCATCGGCCCGGTGGGATTGCTGTGCATCAGAAAGGCCCTGGCCGACGGTCGCATCGCCGCCTTCGTCGCCGGCCTGGGCGCGGCCATGGCCGACACCTTCTTCGGCGCCGTCGTCGGCCTTGGTTTGGGGGTGGTGTCGGAATTCATCCACGGCCACACCCATGTGCTGAAAATCATCGGCGGCCTGTTCATGCTGGGTCTGGGCCTGCACACCTGGCGCGCCGCCGCCGCCAGTCTGGAAGCCCCGCCCGAGGGCGTGCGCGGCCCCGGCATGGCGCGGGACTTCCTGTCCACCTTCGTCATCACCATCAGCAATCCCGGCACCATCTTGGGCGTGGTCGGGGTGTTCGCCGCCCTGGGCGCCTCGGCCCAAGCCACCACCGTGGCGACACAATTGCAACTGGTGGCCGGAATCTTCACCGGCTCGGCCCTGTGGTGGGCGGTGCTGACCGAAATGACCATCGCCATCCGCGCCCGCTTCACGCCGGAACGCATGCGGCTGTTCAACCACATTTCCGGCGCCCTGCTGATGGGGCTGGGCGGCCTGACCCTGGCGTCGTTATTGTTTTAGAGCATCGAGCCTTAAATGCGATGCAT
This is a stretch of genomic DNA from Magnetospirillum gryphiswaldense MSR-1 v2. It encodes these proteins:
- a CDS encoding succinate dehydrogenase iron-sulfur subunit; protein product: MVEFALPANSRVQNGKTHKAPAGAKKVKAFKIYRYDPDSGANPRLDTYEIDLDACGPMVLDALLKIKNEIDSTLTFRRSCREGICGSCAMNIDGANTLACLKPIEDIKGDAKIYPLPHMPVIKDLIPDLTVPYAQLASIKPWMQTQTPPPPDGERLQSPEEREKLDGMWECILCFCCQTSCPSYWWNGDRYLGPAVLLQAARWIHDSRDEMTGERLDALEDPFKLYRCHTIMNCTKTCPKGLNPAKAIGSIKTKLLQRGV
- the sdhA gene encoding succinate dehydrogenase flavoprotein subunit; this encodes MAAYKIIDHTYDVVVVGAGGAGLRATMGMGAAGLKTACITKVFPTRSHTVAAQGGIGASLGNMAEDNWKWHMYDTVKGSDWLGDQDAIEYMCREAVPAVYELEHFGVPFSRTPEGKIYQRPFGGHMSNFGEKPVQRACAAADRTGHAILHTLYSQSLKHSCEFFVEYFALDLIMEDGACRGVVAWNLDDGSLHRFRAHKVVLASGGYGRAYFSCTSAHTCTGDGHGMVSRAGLPLQDMEFVQFHPTGIYGSGCLITEGARGEGGILRNSAGERFMERYAPTAKDLASRDVVSRAMTVEIREGRGVGAGNDHIFLHLDHLDPADLELRLPGISETSKIFAGVDVTKQPIPVLPTVHYNMGGIPTNVHGEVLRPTADNPDATVEGLMAIGEAACVSVHGANRLGTNSLLDIVVFGRAAALRAAETLKPGTTHKPLAKDAGDNAVARFDRLRNANGSLHTSEIRLAMQKTMQNDAAVFRTSKTLAEGCAKMEQVASTLPQIKINDRSTVWNSDLVEALELENLMDCAQATIVSAEARHESRGAHAHEDYPDRDDVNWQKHSLAWVENGKVKLDYRPVHTYTLTDEVEYIKPQKRVY
- the sdhD gene encoding succinate dehydrogenase, hydrophobic membrane anchor protein; this encodes MTTLRSPIGRARGLGSAKSGMGHHWSTIVSAVGLIPLSLWFVVSIARLAGADHAVFTAWIAKGPNAALLILTIGLTCYHASLGLSMVIEDYVTCKAKKFAALLATRLIAALLAVGMSVSILKVAIGG
- the sdhC gene encoding succinate dehydrogenase, cytochrome b556 subunit, translating into MSTRNRPLSPHLDVYRLPLLAIMSISHRITGVGLAIGMFALAWWLCAAASGPAEFAVAQAVFGSFLGKLFLFGWTVALFFHLSHGIRHLLWDSGWGFEIPQAYLSAKVALGATVVLTVIAWIIGLA
- a CDS encoding bacteriohemerythrin; this translates as MSLLDLLHLGAKPPVPSPVDELIQWDQTLSVGNPMIDNEHREIIHVLNRFYADWITAGHHLDVEEELHHLSALVDTHFANEEELMTRRHCPSLTDHIQDHRQMQAELRAITASFTTLGSAKLEARLLRFIRKLVMGHVLSWDMDARDYLRA
- a CDS encoding MaoC family dehydratase, which gives rise to MTKTNSGNFFEDFRIGQEIRHATPRTVTEGDMALYTALYGSRFAFNSSAEFARDCGMPGQPLDDLAAFHVVFGKTVPDVSLNAVANLGYAGGSFGAPVYAGDTITTTSQVIGLKENSNKQTGVVYVRSTGVNQKGEMVVDYIRWVMVKKRDVNAAAPAELVPDLPDAVAASDLIIPPGLNTGKYDDVLAGSPHRWDDYAVGEKIDHVDGMTIEEAEHMMATRLWQNTAKVHFNQHTEGQGRFGRRLIYGGHIISLARALSFNGLGNAFKIAAINGGRHVNPTFAGDTIYAWSEVLEKFEIPGRSTLGALRLRLVALKNRSGADFTLKLEDGKSFDPAVVLDFDYTVLMPRR
- a CDS encoding HpcH/HpaI aldolase/citrate lyase family protein; this translates as MAATARPRRSVLYMPGSNARALEKARGLAADGLILDLEDAVSPDAKDVARQQVCDAVKAGGYGGRELLVRVNGLGTPWGYADVAAAASCGAHGILIPKVESADMVRQVEAIMVANGAPDDMAIWCMMETPKGMLRAEEIALASPRMGGFVMGTSDLAKDLHCAHTAMRLPMITSLGLCLLAARAYGLAAIDGVYLDLNDDAGFEAHCLQGLELGFDGKTLIHPKTIPVANQVFAPSAKEVAWSETIIAAHAAAAAEGKGVVVVDGKLIENLHVENAKRLVALAAQIAQLDAALAQ
- the pdxY gene encoding pyridoxal kinase, translating into MKILSLSSSVAHGHVGNSALTLPLQRLGFEVTTVNTVQFSNHPGHGVFGGDVFAAEHVARIIDGLDHAGFLTGHDGIVSGYLGDAANGAALLRAVNANPGAVFLCDPVMGDQGRSYVRPGIAQVLAGPILDAAQIVTPNLFELESLSGLPVASLDQTITAARSVLARGPRLVVVTSLEVADGMACAGVTADGAWLVTTPRLDFAQPLNGAGDLLAGLLLAESLTHAGAPDLLAAAVSRLFAVLDITHRLGQRELALVAAQDAVVSPPQWFGSQPY
- a CDS encoding LysE family translocator gives rise to the protein MSDYLYLRGIAIGFAIAAPIGPVGLLCIRKALADGRIAAFVAGLGAAMADTFFGAVVGLGLGVVSEFIHGHTHVLKIIGGLFMLGLGLHTWRAAAASLEAPPEGVRGPGMARDFLSTFVITISNPGTILGVVGVFAALGASAQATTVATQLQLVAGIFTGSALWWAVLTEMTIAIRARFTPERMRLFNHISGALLMGLGGLTLASLLF